One window of Xanthomonas sp. 10-10 genomic DNA carries:
- a CDS encoding aldehyde dehydrogenase family protein, with amino-acid sequence MSADLLKALDLAASNSGTYLGEATWSQATGAGVLQPLNPTTNAVIADVQATTPEDYELIVQRAQAAFKVWRTTPAPRRGEAVRLCGEALRVHKDALGSLVALEMGKSKPEGDGEVQEMIDIADFAVGQSRMLYGYTMHSERPGHRMYEQYQPLGLVGIISAFNFPVAVWAWNAFLAAICGDICIWKPSNKTPLTAIATMKICNAALKDAGFPDIFFLINDAGTSLSVKLVEDTRIPLISFTGSTQIGRVVAEKVAHRLGRCLLELGGNNAIILDETADLKLAIPGIVFGAVGTAGQRCTTTRRLIVHESIYDNVLATLVKAYKQLDSKIGDPTDPANLMGPLNSQGAVEQFLASIAKAKAAGGTVEVGGTAIDRPGNFVLPAIVTGLQNSDAVVQHETFAPILYVMKYGTLDEAIELQNGVPQGLSSSIFTQNLKAAEKFLSAAGSDCGIANVNIGTSGAEIGGAFGGEKETGGGRESGSDAWKVYMRRQTNTINYSDSLPLAQGIKFDL; translated from the coding sequence ATGTCCGCTGACCTGCTCAAGGCGCTCGACCTCGCCGCGTCCAATTCCGGTACCTATCTGGGCGAGGCGACCTGGTCGCAGGCCACCGGTGCCGGGGTGCTGCAGCCGCTCAATCCGACCACCAATGCGGTGATCGCCGATGTGCAGGCCACCACGCCGGAAGACTACGAATTGATCGTCCAGCGTGCGCAGGCCGCCTTCAAGGTGTGGCGAACCACGCCTGCGCCGCGCCGTGGTGAGGCCGTTCGCCTGTGTGGCGAGGCGCTGCGTGTACACAAGGATGCGCTCGGTTCGCTGGTGGCGCTGGAAATGGGCAAGAGCAAGCCCGAGGGCGATGGCGAAGTGCAGGAGATGATCGACATCGCCGACTTCGCGGTCGGCCAGAGCCGCATGCTCTATGGCTACACCATGCATTCGGAGCGCCCCGGCCACCGCATGTACGAGCAGTACCAGCCGCTGGGCCTGGTCGGCATCATCAGCGCGTTCAACTTCCCGGTGGCGGTGTGGGCGTGGAATGCGTTCCTGGCGGCGATCTGCGGCGATATCTGCATCTGGAAGCCGTCCAACAAGACGCCGCTGACAGCGATCGCGACGATGAAGATCTGCAATGCCGCGCTCAAGGATGCCGGCTTCCCGGACATCTTCTTCCTGATCAACGATGCCGGCACTTCCTTGTCGGTGAAGCTGGTCGAAGACACCCGTATCCCGCTGATCAGCTTCACCGGTTCGACCCAGATCGGCCGCGTGGTCGCTGAAAAGGTCGCCCACCGCCTGGGCCGCTGCCTGCTGGAGCTGGGGGGCAACAACGCCATCATCCTGGACGAAACCGCCGATTTGAAGCTGGCCATCCCCGGCATCGTGTTCGGTGCGGTGGGCACCGCAGGTCAGCGCTGCACCACCACGCGTCGCCTGATCGTGCATGAGTCCATCTACGACAACGTGCTGGCCACGCTGGTCAAGGCGTACAAGCAGCTCGACAGCAAGATCGGCGACCCCACCGACCCGGCAAACCTGATGGGCCCGCTCAACAGCCAGGGCGCGGTGGAGCAGTTCCTGGCCTCGATCGCCAAGGCCAAGGCCGCCGGCGGCACGGTCGAAGTGGGCGGCACCGCGATCGATCGTCCCGGCAACTTCGTGCTGCCGGCGATCGTCACCGGGCTGCAGAACAGCGACGCGGTGGTGCAGCACGAGACCTTCGCGCCGATCCTTTACGTGATGAAGTACGGCACGCTGGACGAGGCGATCGAGCTGCAGAACGGCGTGCCGCAGGGCCTGTCGTCGTCGATCTTCACCCAGAACCTGAAGGCGGCCGAGAAGTTCCTGTCGGCGGCCGGCAGCGACTGCGGCATCGCCAACGTCAACATCGGCACCTCCGGTGCGGAGATCGGCGGCGCCTTCGGCGGCGAGAAGGAAACCGGCGGTGGCCGCGAATCCGGCTCGGATGCGTGGAAGGTCTATATGCGTCGTCAGACCAACACCATCAACTACTCCGACTCGCTGCCACTGGCGCAGGGCATCAAGTTCGATCTGTGA
- a CDS encoding DUF4190 domain-containing protein, protein MNVVVRQTSAMAIVSLVAGILGWTLIPFIGSVCAIITGHLARAEIRRNPQGLEGDGLAIGGLILGWLAVALWVLGIAVFILFFGGMAWLAAANS, encoded by the coding sequence ATGAACGTTGTCGTTCGACAGACCAGCGCCATGGCCATCGTCAGCCTGGTCGCAGGCATCCTCGGCTGGACGCTGATTCCTTTCATCGGCAGCGTGTGCGCCATCATCACCGGCCACCTGGCACGCGCGGAAATCCGCCGCAACCCGCAGGGGCTGGAAGGCGACGGCCTGGCGATCGGCGGGCTGATCCTCGGCTGGCTGGCGGTGGCCCTGTGGGTGCTGGGCATTGCGGTCTTTATCCTGTTTTTCGGCGGTATGGCGTGGCTGGCGGCCGCAAACAGTTGA
- a CDS encoding class I SAM-dependent methyltransferase has protein sequence MAAPSSAQRFNDRVAAYVRYRPSYPPQLLRWLHDELGITPATAVADIGAGTGISSRLFLEAGYAVTAVEPNPAMREAAQQWLAGFPKFQAVDGTAEATGLADASMGLVSAAQAFHWFDTQAIRAEWARVLRPDGLAVIYWNSRELDTTAFLRGYEQLLLDYGTDYSAVAERYQDDATMQAWFGDGFRAMARFPNVQRLDFDALRGRLLSSSYAPLAHDPRHAPMLAALRTLFDAHAQDGQIDFQYQTRVFAGKLN, from the coding sequence ATGGCCGCGCCCTCCTCGGCCCAACGCTTCAACGACCGTGTAGCGGCCTATGTGCGCTACCGGCCCAGTTATCCGCCGCAGTTGCTGCGCTGGTTGCATGACGAACTTGGCATCACGCCGGCGACTGCGGTGGCCGATATCGGCGCCGGCACCGGCATTTCCAGCCGGCTGTTTCTGGAGGCCGGTTACGCGGTCACGGCGGTGGAACCCAACCCGGCCATGCGCGAAGCCGCGCAGCAGTGGCTGGCAGGGTTTCCCAAGTTCCAGGCCGTCGATGGCACCGCCGAAGCCACCGGGCTGGCCGATGCCAGCATGGGCCTGGTGTCTGCCGCACAGGCCTTCCACTGGTTCGACACCCAGGCCATCCGTGCCGAGTGGGCGCGCGTGCTGCGGCCCGACGGGCTGGCGGTGATCTACTGGAACTCGCGCGAGCTGGACACCACCGCCTTCTTGCGCGGCTACGAGCAACTGCTGCTGGACTACGGCACCGACTATTCGGCCGTGGCCGAACGCTACCAGGACGATGCAACCATGCAGGCCTGGTTCGGCGACGGGTTCCGCGCGATGGCGCGCTTTCCCAATGTGCAGCGGCTGGATTTCGATGCACTGCGCGGCCGCCTGTTGTCGTCTTCCTACGCACCGCTCGCACACGACCCGCGCCACGCACCGATGCTCGCCGCGCTGCGCACGCTGTTCGATGCGCACGCACAGGACGGACAGATCGACTTCCAATACCAGACCCGCGTCTTCGCCGGGAAATTGAACTGA
- the pgaC gene encoding poly-beta-1,6-N-acetyl-D-glucosamine synthase — translation MTTSLLLAALFNFAFYYPIIMAFFWMIGGIYYYLRRERGTPGPSKPPPMASEPFVSLLMPCYNEAKHVAETIEAMSAQHYADFEIIAINDGSTDRTAEVLDDLTHQHPRLRVVHLEQNHGKANALRVGTLAARSDYLVCVDADAILDPNATRWMVGHLISGPRVGGVTGNPRVRNRTTLMGRMQVGEFSAIVGLIKRAQRVYGRLFTVSGVICAFRRSALHHVGFWSDNMVTEDIDISWRLQLDGWDIRYEPNALCWILMPETFRGLWMQRLRWARGGVEVLLSHGRRALAWRSRRMWAVLLEYALSLIWAYVMLFIIVLWVLGKFIAMPPALYVDTILPRWHGLVLAVVCLLQFGTSLIIERRYEKGLARQFFWVIWYPAAFWMIGMLTAVIAFPRALIVRRNQRARWKSPDRGIQ, via the coding sequence ATGACGACCAGCCTCTTACTGGCCGCCCTGTTCAACTTTGCGTTTTACTACCCGATCATCATGGCGTTTTTCTGGATGATCGGCGGCATCTACTACTACCTGCGGCGCGAACGCGGCACGCCGGGGCCATCCAAGCCGCCGCCGATGGCCAGCGAGCCGTTCGTATCGTTGCTGATGCCTTGCTACAACGAAGCCAAGCATGTTGCCGAAACCATCGAGGCGATGAGCGCGCAGCACTATGCAGACTTCGAGATCATCGCAATCAACGATGGCAGCACCGACCGCACTGCCGAAGTGCTCGACGATCTCACCCACCAGCATCCACGGTTGCGCGTGGTGCATCTGGAGCAGAATCACGGCAAGGCCAACGCACTGCGCGTCGGCACGCTGGCCGCACGCTCGGACTACCTGGTGTGCGTGGATGCCGATGCGATTCTCGACCCCAACGCAACGCGCTGGATGGTGGGTCACCTGATTTCCGGCCCGCGCGTCGGTGGCGTCACCGGCAACCCGCGCGTGCGCAATCGCACCACCCTGATGGGCCGTATGCAGGTCGGCGAGTTTTCCGCGATCGTGGGCCTGATCAAGCGCGCCCAACGCGTCTACGGCCGCCTGTTCACCGTGTCCGGTGTGATCTGCGCGTTTCGTCGCTCGGCCCTGCACCACGTCGGCTTCTGGTCCGACAACATGGTCACCGAAGACATCGACATTTCCTGGCGCCTGCAGCTCGACGGCTGGGATATCCGTTACGAGCCCAACGCGCTGTGCTGGATCCTGATGCCGGAAACCTTCCGCGGCCTGTGGATGCAGCGCCTGCGCTGGGCGCGCGGTGGCGTGGAGGTATTGCTGAGCCATGGTCGACGCGCATTGGCGTGGCGTAGCCGGCGCATGTGGGCGGTGCTGCTGGAATACGCGCTGAGCCTGATCTGGGCCTACGTGATGTTGTTCATCATCGTGTTGTGGGTGCTCGGCAAGTTCATCGCGATGCCGCCGGCGTTGTATGTCGACACCATCCTGCCGCGCTGGCATGGCCTGGTGCTGGCAGTGGTCTGCCTGCTGCAGTTCGGCACCAGCCTGATCATCGAACGTCGCTACGAAAAAGGCCTGGCACGCCAGTTCTTCTGGGTGATCTGGTACCCGGCCGCCTTCTGGATGATCGGCATGCTCACTGCCGTCATCGCCTTCCCCCGCGCCCTCATCGTACGCCGCAACCAACGCGCGCGATGGAAGAGCCCCGACCGAGGAATCCAATGA
- the pgaD gene encoding poly-beta-1,6-N-acetyl-D-glucosamine biosynthesis protein PgaD produces MTPPIINLPQRLGRSRRLAYGAATAGAWMVYFYLWAPLATLIAWFFGLRSAYTELYLRHNAIDPFALGALPVIALMAAITTVGWAEYNRLRFANADKRKRPRTVAELEVDQRLGATEQLGTLLRHSRISSVAMDKFARPVGVRVVRHR; encoded by the coding sequence ATGACTCCGCCCATCATCAACCTGCCGCAACGCCTCGGCCGCTCGCGCCGCCTCGCCTACGGCGCCGCCACTGCCGGCGCCTGGATGGTCTACTTCTATCTCTGGGCACCGCTGGCCACGCTGATCGCCTGGTTCTTCGGCCTGCGCAGCGCGTATACCGAGCTCTACCTGCGACACAACGCCATCGACCCATTCGCCCTCGGCGCACTGCCGGTCATCGCCCTGATGGCGGCCATCACCACCGTCGGCTGGGCCGAGTACAACCGCCTGCGCTTCGCCAATGCCGACAAGCGCAAACGCCCGCGCACCGTGGCAGAGCTGGAAGTCGACCAGCGCCTGGGCGCCACCGAACAACTCGGCACCCTGCTCCGCCACAGCCGCATATCGTCGGTGGCGATGGACAAGTTTGCAAGGCCAGTGGGAGTGCGGGTGGTGCGGCATCGGTGA